One genomic segment of Bacteroidales bacterium includes these proteins:
- a CDS encoding hemolysin III family protein → MTLKANIKTNEIINCTTHLIGLGLSITALVLMIVRSAIYGSAISVVSAAIFGASLVVLYLASTLYHAAKNVKIKAKLNKFDHSAIYVLIAGTYTPFTIVALQGGWGWSIFGVQWGLAAIGILFKIFWYKKKFRVISAYAYIAMGLVMLIAIRPLFDSLSTAGLIWLGIGGIVYIVGVFFYLSKKIPFSHGIWHLFVIGGSFAHFIAIYNYVLPNLNF, encoded by the coding sequence ATGACATTAAAAGCAAATATTAAAACTAACGAAATTATAAATTGCACAACCCACTTAATCGGCTTAGGTTTAAGTATAACGGCATTAGTTCTGATGATTGTTCGTTCTGCAATATACGGATCTGCGATATCGGTTGTCAGTGCTGCAATATTCGGGGCAAGTTTAGTTGTGTTATATTTAGCCTCAACATTATATCATGCAGCTAAAAATGTAAAAATAAAAGCGAAACTAAATAAATTTGATCATTCCGCAATTTATGTGTTAATAGCAGGAACCTATACCCCCTTTACAATCGTTGCCTTGCAAGGTGGTTGGGGCTGGAGTATCTTCGGCGTTCAATGGGGTTTAGCCGCAATCGGCATTTTATTTAAAATATTTTGGTATAAAAAGAAATTCCGAGTAATCTCGGCTTATGCTTATATTGCAATGGGGCTTGTTATGCTGATTGCAATAAGACCACTTTTTGATTCTTTGTCAACAGCAGGTCTGATATGGCTTGGAATAGGCGGTATTGTATATATTGTCGGTGTGTTTTTCTATCTGTCCAAAAAGATTCCCTTTTCGCACGGAATTTGGCATTTATTTGTAATAGGAGGCAGTTTTGCACATTTCATTGCTATTTATAATTATGTTTTACCGAATTTAAATTTTTAA
- a CDS encoding DUF4442 domain-containing protein: MDKSEQFRQTVRNNFKFKLFMLKSLPSAFFSGLKVTEITEKKAVVSVPFKFFTQNPFKSIYFASQAMAAELSTGVLALSHVHKRNPRVSMLVFNMRADFTKKAKSRVFFTCEDGLNIKNAVEKSIKTGEGIAVEAKSTGKTSEGEIVSEFYFTWTFKPVS, translated from the coding sequence ATGGACAAATCAGAACAATTCAGGCAAACTGTAAGAAATAATTTCAAGTTCAAATTGTTTATGTTGAAGAGTTTACCTTCTGCATTTTTTTCGGGTTTAAAAGTTACAGAAATTACTGAGAAAAAGGCAGTTGTAAGTGTGCCTTTTAAATTCTTCACACAAAATCCTTTCAAATCTATATATTTTGCTTCACAGGCAATGGCAGCAGAACTTTCAACAGGTGTTTTAGCATTGTCACATGTTCATAAACGAAACCCCAGAGTTTCAATGCTTGTGTTTAATATGCGTGCAGATTTTACTAAAAAAGCTAAATCAAGAGTTTTCTTCACTTGTGAAGACGGTCTTAATATAAAAAATGCGGTTGAAAAAAGTATAAAAACCGGAGAAGGTATAGCTGTTGAAGCTAAATCAACAGGTAAGACCTCCGAAGGCGAAATTGTTTCTGAATTTTATTTTACATGGACCTTTAAACCGGTTTCTTAA